From the Macaca nemestrina isolate mMacNem1 chromosome 7, mMacNem.hap1, whole genome shotgun sequence genome, the window TGCTCATATCCTTCGGCACTGTGGTTATGGAAAGCAAACAAGTCTTCGGTTAACAGCCTTCATAGGAACACAAGTGACAACCAGAGCAGAACCAAGAACACAGACTGATTAGTAAGAAtgtgcagagagaaaaaaaaaattaaacattttaacataACTTGCTAAAATGGCTATTTCTGTTAAAAACTAGTGAACTAGAATGTTGAAGAGAACAGAATAGAATTGGTTTTTTCTCTCCATCCATTTCCCTTAAGTATTATTAGGTCTACCATTTCCCTTAAGTATCATTATGCCCTTCCTTCTCACATCTCCtggttttcattttcctgtttcttccgtaacaaaaaaacaaaaaaaaagaaagcaagaaagcaagaaagcaagcaagaaagaaaaagtagtgtAATTGGAAGTTTTCCACAATTTCTAGCTTTAGAGACCCTGGAGAGGATAGTTCATCCTAGCTCACGTGAGAAAGTGTACTTACAGCATCCCTGGGGTCACTCTACCACAGGATCCCTGGCTTAACCAGCCACAATACGGGTCACGAGATGCAATACAAGACCTGTATAACACCAAACAGAATGTAACTCGGATTTTCTCATCATCAAAGGTTTTGATGCTGCAAGACCCGGGGTAAGTAAAGAAACACAAGCTTACTTTTTACATGATCCATAACGCTCACAGCGACTGAGGGGGATGCGGACAACGCAGCTAGAGAATGCCACATATAAAGCGTGGTGATCTTTATCCAACTGTAATGAGATGACCTTTTTGTCTTCCTCATTCTCAGCACTGCACCTATTTTGTGGGATACATTTTGAAGCCATATGTTTAGTCAGTCAAGTGTGGTTTGGTTTAGCAATTACTGAGAGCTGGGAAATCATAAGGAATATTCTTGGTAACAAACCAGGCAAGTACATAGTTTGGGAAATAATAATTACGTGATTCATCTTCTACTTCTCTGCACGGTTGGTTAAATTTCAGGCTGGACAAAGGGTTTTTAAAGATTGCTTTCCTGTTATGATGATAGAAATGAATTGCATTTGTGAAGGCCACATTTgactatagaaataaaaaggatcgtgttttaatgcatttaaatttTCCTGTGTTAGATGGTTCTGGTTCTCTCCTTAGTcccatttctctcttttatttcttgtttttttaaaaatggtctaAATATTCTCTTACATATTAATGATAGGAAGGAAATGCTTAACTAGTATTAcattctgtgtatgtatgtgcgtgtatatttgtgtgtgtgtgtgtgcgtgtgtgtgtgtgtgtgtgtgtatgcaagcTCACAACTGTCTGCTGCATGTAGCATCTTGGAATATATCTGCAAGATAAGAGAGGTGCTGTTAAAATGTTCTCATAGTCTACAGGTGAAAACCAAGGGCTGAATGATTTTTAAACTCATCAACCGTTCACCCTCCTTGCCCTAGTAGGCTcgggaaaaaaacaaacccaagatTTATTTCAatgagaagaaaacacaaaacactaTTATGCCAAACCATGGCTAATTTAGAGGGCCAAAAGGACACGACTAGATGAAATACACGCCGGAAATTTTTGAGCAGTACTGAAGGGCATTCTCGTAACATACACCTACTTTGCATGGTTGTAGGCTTCAATCTCTTCCAGTAACACGCTGTCGTTCAAAGAGAAAGGACTGGTCTTTGCCAGAACTTTAAGTACCACGCCAGCTTCAGAGCCAACAAAGATGACTGTGTAGTTCTGGTAGGGTCCGGCAGAATGGTCCACTGCGATGGCTGTCAGTCTGTACCTACGAGAGGCGGCAGCACAGATCAGAAGGGGAGGCCAACGGGCAGAGAAAATGTTGGATAGGAAGGAGTGTTTCCCATACGATCTCACCTGACCCGAGTCTTTGTGAACCAGGGCTCATCGGCAATGGGTGGAACAGCAGAGTCCATCAGAGGATGAGATTTGATGAATGACAGGGTTTCATCCGGGAAATCGATGGAGGTTTTATAAGCTTCAGCGAGGCCGTGTTTTGCACAACAGCCAGGCCTGAAAGGAAAACAGCGTTCTTTTATGCTCTTGGCTGCCCCTGCCACACCATGTACTGTATCTAAGGAATAAGTGCGTATTCTCAGAGAAGAGGtcaagggaggaaggagagtgaGTGAAACTAAAGGAGCGATGCTATGCCCCTGAACTCAACGGGCTCTCCATTCACACTCATGAGCTTGCAGGTCACAAGGCTATATCCGCTGGCTCCGTCTGAGATGCTGCAGAGAGACAAACCCCTTCCTGGTGTGGGAGGTTGGCCAAGCTGCTCCCTGAGGAGGGCTTCTTCCAGTGACCGGAGGGTTTTGTTCAAGACAAAACCCTTTTCGACTTTTTTATTTACCTTGGCTTTGGGACTTTGTCTTCGGGAACTGCTGTCCAAACAGAATCTGGAGTTTTCTGTTCCTTAAACCGTCCTTTGAATACTTTTTCAATGTCATCCATGCTAAATGCACAGACAGCGGAACCAGGGATgctgaaaaggaagaaaaccatCAGGAAGAGGCTGGCGACACGGAGCCTGTCTTGGCTCTGACGGGCATGTACAGAACATCTGTGCAGTGCTGGGGTCCTGCGCTCACCTGTTGAGCTGTGTGGTAAACACCCCGACCACAGTGGGGATGCCATTGATTTGTATTATGTCTGTAATAGACTGCAGAACATCAAAGTAGAAAAACGAATCTCCAGGGACAGAGCAGTTCAGccgagccttcagaaatgaagtccAGTGTTTCTCCAGGACCCGCTGGGAGCCACCCATGTCGTTTTTACAGATGCGGGCCACGCGGGAATACACAGCCTGCCCAACAGACAGAAGCAAAGCGATGGGGTTGTGAGCATGGAAAGGAATGGAAACAAAATGATGCTATTTAAGGGAGGGacaaaaaatgctaaagataCATCTGGTTCAAAAGAATCTAGCAGTCTTCTCTCTAGGGGTCTGTCCAGTAAGAAGGTAAACTGGATTcacctatggaaaaaaaaaaaaagagccactgTTTTGCTAAACATGCTCCCCAAGAAGTGAGCTATCTGCCTTGCTGAATGAAAACCATTCCAGCACTTGGTCTCCAACTCTGCTTCCTGTATTGTTAATGAAACGTGTCGTCTTTCAACCTGGCATAGAAGGGGTTGCAATACTTTAAAATCACATGGGCCTTCACTGAAACACTAAAAATTGAATGGGGTCCCTACTTTCTATCCTGCCTTTTGACACTGAGAAAGAAGAGACTATGAATGATTTtctaaagagtaaaaaataaaagcatccaTAGCTCAAGGGTACCTGTAGAACACTCTCTGTGGctgcaggaaaaaaaaggaaatcttctcAAAACTCAAGGCTGGTGTTCCCACTCAGGTTATTGTTCAGATGTTTTCCAGCAATTATTCTCATGACAAGCAACCCACCTCTCTGCAGTTGGCCCTATGTACACTGAATTGAGAGCTGGAAAACATGCCAAGGGAGCATCCTTAACTCTATCACAGTGGTCTCAATTTCATGCAGTACAAGTCCACGATTCAAGCCAAATGCATACACTTGCCTTGCCTAAATTATTATGTTCGACAGCAATTTCtcgaaagaagaaatagacataGTTTCCGTATTCTATGGCATGAAGAAAGTGTGgctctgaaagaaaaattaaaaacaaactggTTCCTAAAGGATAATTCAATTAGCATAAGACCCCGACTGCAAGGCATGACTGACAGATGTTGCACAGTTACATTCAAGCCAACAAGAACTCCAATCTGCCAATGATTTTGAGGAGTCCCAATATGGGTGTGTTCAAGCTTCAGGGAACCCGTCGTCTCTAAAGTCAGCTAATGGACTGTAAAAAGACCTACAGGGAACTGAACTATAGCAAAGGTCTTTGTTTCAACAGATTTATTCATTAACCTATTTAACTAGGGAAGAAAACCTcttacactgaaaataaaaaatcttgaTTTCTAGACTCTGAAGAACAAAATGGCTCTCATACGGACTAATCGATTCTCTCTGTTAACTTTCCAAGATGGGTAAATGGCAAATAGTATTATGTGCATTTAGAAGGTTAGACAAATTGGTACACACAGAGATGAAATctccccccgctttttttttgagGTCACCTGGGATAAACACCTGGATGAACTTACTCTCCTGAGGTGGCTACTAGTCTCCTCATTCCCTGTCAATGCTCCTGTTCACAACCAAAGCAATGTTTACGTGTTCTAAATAAACAATATAAAGTCATGTGCTGAACCTCTCGATGGCTGTGGCTGCTGTCCCCACTTGGGCCATCCACTCTCCTGGTGACCCCACGACACTGCTCTTCAAAGGTACCTTTTATCCATTTGGAATCATATTTTATTGTGCGGAGGGCAGATCCATCACCCATGCTTCGATAAATAACGGCATCACTGGCCAAGAAGTCAGCCACTGTGGCAGAATACAGCTTCCCATCTGAAACCAAAGTTATAATTTTGGTAAGATAACCATAATTATCCTGCAGTGTGTTTGCTTCAGTAGCGTGCTATGCCCTTTGCAGTGCTCTCACCAGTATTACCATTATCTATACAAATAGGGCTGCACCTGATACTCACATCAATGTGTGACAGGTCAGCCATGGGATtatctaattttacagatgaaggatcTAGGCATCAAAAAGTTAAGCAACTTATCTGGAGTCACTGGCCTAGTTAACAACAGGGTGTCATAATACTTATAGTGTGCACTGAAATATCCTTgtccttaattttttctttttttctggaaatttgtGCATAGATTTTAGCCTTTCGAACACTTAGATCAAGGTGGGTATCCAAGTTATTAACTTCTACTCTTCCATTACATTCCTTTTTTGCCTTCAATGTCATTAATCATTTATATTCATTAGGCTAGAGGATCTTACCAGCAAAGAGGGCAACATTGGTTTGTCTGGCATCAAATGGGCATCTTGCCAGGCCACTAATTTCTTCCCCATCATATTCTAAGGTACtcaactacaaaagaaaaataaatagccagTGTCATATCTATTCAATGTGCCTGTCTGAAGGCAATactgttttatttgtattaaaattcCATTTGAAGAATTCTGTCTTTATTCTTTCATAGCACTAGAGATAAAACAAATTACTGGAAAGCAGAAAGGTTTCAACTCTAACAGCATACCAGTGAAGGGAGAAAAGTTGATCAAAAGAAGCACATCGCATAAAGTATACTTACCCTGTAGTATCTACACATGGGATTGAATGCATTGGTACCACAAACAAAAACCATCTCATCGTTTCTTGGAACAAATACTTTGATAAAGTTGTGGCATTCATCCTAAAGAAAGTAGTAGTAACATTAATATCAGACATTCAAACGTGCTGGCACTGTGGTATCAAGCCCACAGAAAGACTAAATCTAGCAAACATTTGTCTGTTTAACTCACTTTATGCTTGCCTTTCATAGCACAGTTTTCTCGATCCTGTTGTCTTGATCGCCATGTCAGTTTCTGTATTAATCAAGCAAAACCAAAGTTCAGTTTTTAAATGGGAACATTTTCGGGGGAGGGAGTGGAAAAATTAATCAGGTTCAGAGGGAATGTAAATAAATTTGCCAACTACAGTTGCTCACCTTGCTTGGTATTACTTCTGTTTTGGGCATTTCATTTAAGTTTACTGTATAAACTTGATCCCTATTGGAAATAAGGCAATAAAACATATCatgtgaatacataaaaatgttaagctgcttcttattttatttttacagatctGCCTTTATTGTGTTTTAGAGATCATCTGGATTttctctgtctcaaacaaagtCAACAAAGAGTACTTTTTCATTAAAGTGAGATGCTTTTATACATCACTGTAGTCAGAGAGCGAAGAAAGCTCTTCTCTCCAGGCATGGGTCAAACTGCTACTTGGTATTAGCACAGACATATTTCTGATATTTGCTTGAATAATTCTAAGTTAAAAACGCAtaaagaaaggtttttttttcccctgctgcTTTAGGAAAAAAGAATGGTGTATGATTTCTTGATGGCAGTAATAAAATAGCACCGCTGAAGGCTTGAGCTTTGTATTTTGTTCCTGGTACACAACACTGACTCTTCTCAGTGAATATTTCTGGCTACTTGCAATTTTTGATCACAATCACATATTAGTTTTTCATGAACTAGACACATTAATGCAAGCACCActagagaaaagaattttaatcTAATAAACCAATGAGAGGAAAATTACCTGCCAGCAATATAAAGTGTGTCTCGAATTTTCAACATCAGCTGAAAGTCCAGCCTGTGCTGCGATTCATTGCCTGAAGGGCGTCCTCTAAAAACCGGATATTGCCTTGAATCTGCAAGTAAAAATGGGCTAAACCATCATTCAGGATTATGGAGCTGAGGGATCAATAAACAGCATTGATTAGCCGTATATACTTGTTGTAGAAGGGTTTTAACTAAATTCCTCTCTTAAGGTcttgaatataaatgaataaaaggcaGTGAATGTCAGCAAatggtctttttcttttaactcaacATATATAACCTATATACGGGTTGCTGTAGAAAAGCGCCCAACAAAACTGTCCCGTTTTCTCCAAACACTAGGACATGATTACTGATAAATTCAGATGCAAATTCATGTTTAAGACATAAAAAATCTCTGCCTCTTTTTGAAAATGAACATgcttagaaaatgaaaaacagaaaagcttCCTTCTCAGAATAGAAGACTGTTCTTGAGACGACTTACAGTGATAATCGACAGTATTAAGGGGTTCATCATCTTCAGGAAAGCTGACTGCTCTCAACTGGGAAACCATCAGCAGCAGTATGTAGGCACAAAGCAGGAAGACCCTCATGGTGGGCCAAGGTGAAGTCAGGGTAGCCCCTGCTCAGAAATGCCACTGAGCTACCTGGAAAACAGAAGCAATTTGGAAAGATCGCTATGCTGCAATGAAATAGGTTTCTTGTTTGTCATCAGCTCAGTTTTCACCATCAGCTCCCTCCAAATCCCCTCTCCCACCAGGAATGCTGGCAGTGGTTGATTAGGTATCGccaaaaacacaggcaaaagATGGCAGCATGCCAGTCCTGATTAAAGCGTCTGGTTGAGCATATTGAAGTTTTCAGCAAATTCACAAGAATTTTGGAGGTAATCGTATGTCATCACAGCAGAGTCACCAGAACCATGAACAGAAATGCTAGCTGCTGACTTGGCAAGAAGATGGGCAAAGTTGGGATcagaattttaattaaattccaatcctcttcccttcccccagtCCTGAAATATATCTAATACAGCTTGTCTCTGCCCCCCATAAAATGCTCAAGCTGCCTCAAAAATAGCCAGAGGGCTGATGATCCTGTCATAATCCCTCCTCAGCTCTTTGCTTATGGTGTTGCCAAATTCCCAGCATTACCCAAGCATTAGCCCTAAATTCTTAAGTCGAGTATTTCCCTATGCTTAGcaagaccaacatggagacaatGACATGAATGACCCTGAATCAGGGTGAAAGggaattaaaagaaatacaatgatTCCATGATAGCCAATCAAGCAAAGCAAGGCAGGGATGAAGTGGCACAGCTGACACCAGGCCACTAGGGAAGTCCACGTTTTTACATAAAACCATTTGGACACAAACCAATACCCTAAGTACACCAGTCCTTTTAGCTTTATTGAACTTCAGAGCTGTAGGGGTCCTTAGGGACCATCTAGTCCAACCCCCTCATTTTTTCAGATGAAAATCCAAGGGCCAAAAATAATTAAAGGGCTCACTGAATTGTGTGGAGCTAGTTAAGGCAAGATTGGAGTCCAGACTCACATAATCTGGGTCCCTGTCCAGGCTCATTTTCACCAAATGGAAAGGGGAACATaaatgactgaattttttttccttcaaaaatacaGCATTACAAAAACCTGTTTGGGAAAATGGATATATTCATCATTTTTATTGAAGTGATGTTTCATAGGTGTTAAATTTAACCAAATTGTACATTAAATACGTGCAATTTGTTATATATCAATACCTCAATAAAGCCATCAAAACACAGCATTAATTGCATTATAATAACAGTAAAAAATTTAAGAGATCTTTAAATGTTATTAGcttatcaaaaagataaatgaGGGCCCTGTTGGGCCAATGAGATGGATATTTTTGTGAAGCTGTAAGTGTTCTACTTTGCAACAATACACCCCTCCCTCAACCCAAACTGTCACTTCCAGCTACTGTTCTGAACAACAAAACATTTACTTTATCATCAGTCTTATGTATCTAAGAACTTTAGGAGAGATCATGAGAGTCACTGCAAATTCCAGGGGAGTCCAACCACTAAATCAGGTACTTACTGTGCCTTTTTTATGGACTTCAGGTGAAGCACACAGATATGCATGCTATCCAATGCTCTAAATATTTCTCTAACTAAAGTACAAGTCAAGTATATGTGAATTTTAGAGTCccagtttttcagaaagagaaTAATATATTCCAACAGTTTTTTTTCGTGGATGATCAATCCAGCAGTACGTTAACGCATTTAAACTGCCTTACAAAAAGCAGGTGGAATGGAAACTGTGGTGGCATCATTTTGTACTAAAGTTAAAAGAGTGTGGACTTTGGAGTCAGTAGGACTTGGGCATGGATGAAATTATACCACATACTAACAATTGGCCTGGGAACGTTCCTTCAATCTCTTTGAGCATTAGTTTCTTGATCTGTAAAATATGGATAATAGCACCTTCTGAGTGAAAAGGAAgctaatgcctggcacataggaaatTCTGAGAAAAGTTAGACCTCTCTACCCATTTCCTACTAGAAAATCCTGGGTATGACTAGATTGACTTTAAGAGTCTCATCAGGGCTTGGGGAAAAGATATCCTAAAATATTAAAGTTATTTGGCCAGTTATTTTTCACAActagttattttaaaacactaaagGACTACTTATAGAATAAATTTTACAACATGTGCCTATGTATTGGACCtggaaaataaagtaataaaacaaaacaaaaaagcaatcaCCGATAATCCTACTATCCTACCCCAACAACCACAATGATTTGGTTCTAGTTTTTTACTACCTCTACATGGTTTCCATTGTCCTGACAAGATGGTTTTTCCTTGTTTACCCCTTTTTCTGAAGGAGTGTCTTCCTGTCTTGCTTTTCCATACTGTTTTGATCATTTATAAATACCTTCTAAAGTTGAAGtagtataaaagtaaaaaatgttgcCCTAAGAACTAGCTTCTGCTTTGACACCGGTCCCAAACATCATCATTCTCTAGATGGAAAGTCACTGAATCTTTCTGTTGGATATCAggaaaaagaattagaaataccaaTTAATCCCAAAGACGTGTAGAAACATCTGCATTGAAACAAAAAGACTGTTCTGTGTCTCCTTCTCCTCCGTGACAGGTAACTGAATGGCTCACATCAGGTAAGCAGAGCCTCCATGTCCCAGACAGTGGGCGGGGAGGAGCCCTCAACAGGAAGAGCGTCTCTcagctgtgatcccagcactgggGCTGAGGATGGAATCACTGCTGACTCACTAGCAAGCACCAAGCTGCTGGCTGAGCTATCATTTCCTATAACTCATTCATCTGACACTGCAGAAAGCAATTTCTCCCCATGCCCCACCCCCTACCACTCTAATCCTCCCAAAATAAAGCCCTACCACTAACTGCTTCCTGTCTCTGCATAAAgctgtatttttgaaaaaaaaaatacattcagacTTGCCATAGTAGTTATAAATGGAGGCATTTAATGTGATACATATTTCAAAGGCTGGGTCGGGGAGGGAAGAATCTGGAAATACCTGAAAGCAATGTACCAGAAAGGGGATGTCTTTGCATGTAAATCCCTCAGACTACTTAGCTCTGACTTTATATAAGAAGATGTATCAGGAGTCCAGGGGTCAGTGAAATCATGATACTAGTTATGTTGAAAAAGGGCAGGCCAAGCAGCAGGATgaaatgttggaaaaaaaaaacatggatcTTGAAGATTAGAAAAATCTGAGTTCAAACTTGTTTGTGCCATTTACTTCCTGGCTCTTGGACCCTGTTTAAATTAACTTCATCTCTTTAAGCCCCagtttcatcaaatatgaaatggGAATAACTATCTTTATTACCTCATAGGCTCTgtttaggattaaatgagataatcagTACGAAGCATCTAACACAGAGCCTGCTCCACAGTAAGTCTTTAGTAAATTTTAGTGAATATCATCATGTCTATTCTGGTTACGTCCTGTCTCACAAAAAGgtggaaaacaaaagcaatgttCATTCCTTCACCTTGTACAGATATTTGCCAAACTGTTTATGTATACCGTCCTAACAACGACAGGAGCATTCTTAGAGGATAAGGCACAGCTTCACAGAGGGACAGGCCTCCTAAAAAGAGGAAACCGTCTTCCTCACATGCAAGCTTAGGGTAAAGAACATTCCCACATGAAGTCATTCCTGTTTGTGACACAGTCAGAGAGCAAGAATGCCTGACTAGGTATGTTTATTcagtttttggtattttatatGAACTTCTCCCATACACTGTTAATGTTAAATACTAAATATGATGAGGAAAGCTCTTAATGGGAGTTCAGAGCTGCCAGAATAACCAGGGCATGAGTGACAGGATACTTGGGAAAAGGGAGGTACATGGAGCTTAGCCCCAAACTCAGCATTTGATTTTGCCTTATGGAGATTTGatgattttatat encodes:
- the LOC105490833 gene encoding semaphorin-6D isoform X1 — encoded protein: MRVFLLCAYILLLMVSQLRAVSFPEDDEPLNTVDYHYSRQYPVFRGRPSGNESQHRLDFQLMLKIRDTLYIAGRDQVYTVNLNEMPKTEVIPSKKLTWRSRQQDRENCAMKGKHKDECHNFIKVFVPRNDEMVFVCGTNAFNPMCRYYRLSTLEYDGEEISGLARCPFDARQTNVALFADGKLYSATVADFLASDAVIYRSMGDGSALRTIKYDSKWIKEPHFLHAIEYGNYVYFFFREIAVEHNNLGKAVYSRVARICKNDMGGSQRVLEKHWTSFLKARLNCSVPGDSFFYFDVLQSITDIIQINGIPTVVGVFTTQLNSIPGSAVCAFSMDDIEKVFKGRFKEQKTPDSVWTAVPEDKVPKPRPGCCAKHGLAEAYKTSIDFPDETLSFIKSHPLMDSAVPPIADEPWFTKTRVRYRLTAIAVDHSAGPYQNYTVIFVGSEAGVVLKVLAKTSPFSLNDSVLLEEIEAYNHAKCSAENEEDKKVISLQLDKDHHALYVAFSSCVVRIPLSRCERYGSCKKSCIASRDPYCGWLSQGSCGRVTPGMLLLTEDLFAFHNHSAEGYEQDTEFGNTAHLGDCHEILPTSTTPDYKIFGGPTSDMEVSSSSVTTMASIPEITPKVIDTWRPKLTSSRKFVVQDDPNTSDFTDPLSGIPKGVRWEVQSGESNQMVHMNVLITCVFAAFVLGAFIAGVAVYCYRDMFVRKNRKIHKDAESAQSCTDSSGSFAKLNGLFDSPVKEYQQNIDSPKLYSNLLTSRKELPPNGDTKSMVMDHRGQPPELAALPTPESTPVLHQKTLQAMKSHSEKAHGHGASRKETPQFFPSSPPPHSPLSHGHIPSAIVLPNATHDYNTSFSNSNAHKAEKKLQNIDHPLTKSSSKRDHRRSVDSRNTLNDLLKHLNDPNSNPKAIMGDIQMAHQNLMLDPVGSMSEVPPKVPNREASLYSPPSTLPRNSPTKRVDVPTTPGVPMTSLERQRGYHKNSSQRHSISAMPKNLNSPNGVLLSRQPSMNRGGYMPTPTGAKVDYIQGTPVSVHLQPSLSRQSSYTSNGTLPRTGLKRTPSLKPDVPPKPSFVPQTPSVRPLNKYTY
- the LOC105490833 gene encoding semaphorin-6D isoform X2; this translates as MRVFLLCAYILLLMVSQLRAVSFPEDDEPLNTVDYHYSRQYPVFRGRPSGNESQHRLDFQLMLKIRDTLYIAGRDQVYTVNLNEMPKTEVIPSKKLTWRSRQQDRENCAMKGKHKDECHNFIKVFVPRNDEMVFVCGTNAFNPMCRYYRLSTLEYDGEEISGLARCPFDARQTNVALFADGKLYSATVADFLASDAVIYRSMGDGSALRTIKYDSKWIKEPHFLHAIEYGNYVYFFFREIAVEHNNLGKAVYSRVARICKNDMGGSQRVLEKHWTSFLKARLNCSVPGDSFFYFDVLQSITDIIQINGIPTVVGVFTTQLNSIPGSAVCAFSMDDIEKVFKGRFKEQKTPDSVWTAVPEDKVPKPRPGCCAKHGLAEAYKTSIDFPDETLSFIKSHPLMDSAVPPIADEPWFTKTRVRYRLTAIAVDHSAGPYQNYTVIFVGSEAGVVLKVLAKTSPFSLNDSVLLEEIEAYNHAKCSAENEEDKKVISLQLDKDHHALYVAFSSCVVRIPLSRCERYGSCKKSCIASRDPYCGWLSQGSCGRVTPGMLAEGYEQDTEFGNTAHLGDCHEILPTSTTPDYKIFGGPTSDMEVSSSSVTTMASIPEITPKVIDTWRPKLTSSRKFVVQDDPNTSDFTDPLSGIPKGVRWEVQSGESNQMVHMNVLITCVFAAFVLGAFIAGVAVYCYRDMFVRKNRKIHKDAESAQSCTDSSGSFAKLNGLFDSPVKEYQQNIDSPKLYSNLLTSRKELPPNGDTKSMVMDHRGQPPELAALPTPESTPVLHQKTLQAMKSHSEKAHGHGASRKETPQFFPSSPPPHSPLSHGHIPSAIVLPNATHDYNTSFSNSNAHKAEKKLQNIDHPLTKSSSKRDHRRSVDSRNTLNDLLKHLNDPNSNPKAIMGDIQMAHQNLMLDPVGSMSEVPPKVPNREASLYSPPSTLPRNSPTKRVDVPTTPGVPMTSLERQRGYHKNSSQRHSISAMPKNLNSPNGVLLSRQPSMNRGGYMPTPTGAKVDYIQGTPVSVHLQPSLSRQSSYTSNGTLPRTGLKRTPSLKPDVPPKPSFVPQTPSVRPLNKYTY
- the LOC105490833 gene encoding semaphorin-6D isoform X4; its protein translation is MRVFLLCAYILLLMVSQLRAVSFPEDDEPLNTVDYHYSRQYPVFRGRPSGNESQHRLDFQLMLKIRDTLYIAGRDQVYTVNLNEMPKTEVIPSKKLTWRSRQQDRENCAMKGKHKDECHNFIKVFVPRNDEMVFVCGTNAFNPMCRYYRLSTLEYDGEEISGLARCPFDARQTNVALFADGKLYSATVADFLASDAVIYRSMGDGSALRTIKYDSKWIKEPHFLHAIEYGNYVYFFFREIAVEHNNLGKAVYSRVARICKNDMGGSQRVLEKHWTSFLKARLNCSVPGDSFFYFDVLQSITDIIQINGIPTVVGVFTTQLNSIPGSAVCAFSMDDIEKVFKGRFKEQKTPDSVWTAVPEDKVPKPRPGCCAKHGLAEAYKTSIDFPDETLSFIKSHPLMDSAVPPIADEPWFTKTRVRYRLTAIAVDHSAGPYQNYTVIFVGSEAGVVLKVLAKTSPFSLNDSVLLEEIEAYNHAKCSAENEEDKKVISLQLDKDHHALYVAFSSCVVRIPLSRCERYGSCKKSCIASRDPYCGWLSQGSCGRVTPGMLAEGYEQDTEFGNTAHLGDCHDMEVSSSSVTTMASIPEITPKVIDTWRPKLTSSRKFVVQDDPNTSDFTDPLSGIPKGVRWEVQSGESNQMVHMNVLITCVFAAFVLGAFIAGVAVYCYRDMFVRKNRKIHKDAESAQSCTDSSGSFAKLNGLFDSPVKEYQQNIDSPKLYSNLLTSRKELPPNGDTKSMVMDHRGQPPELAALPTPESTPVLHQKTLQAMKSHSEKAHGHGASRKETPQFFPSSPPPHSPLSHGHIPSAIVLPNATHDYNTSFSNSNAHKAEKKLQNIDHPLTKSSSKRDHRRSVDSRNTLNDLLKHLNDPNSNPKAIMGDIQMAHQNLMLDPVGSMSEVPPKVPNREASLYSPPSTLPRNSPTKRVDVPTTPGVPMTSLERQRGYHKNSSQRHSISAMPKNLNSPNGVLLSRQPSMNRGGYMPTPTGAKVDYIQGTPVSVHLQPSLSRQSSYTSNGTLPRTGLKRTPSLKPDVPPKPSFVPQTPSVRPLNKYTY
- the LOC105490833 gene encoding semaphorin-6D isoform X8 → MRVFLLCAYILLLMVSQLRAVSFPEDDEPLNTVDYHYSRQYPVFRGRPSGNESQHRLDFQLMLKIRDTLYIAGRDQVYTVNLNEMPKTEVIPSKKLTWRSRQQDRENCAMKGKHKDECHNFIKVFVPRNDEMVFVCGTNAFNPMCRYYRLSTLEYDGEEISGLARCPFDARQTNVALFADGKLYSATVADFLASDAVIYRSMGDGSALRTIKYDSKWIKEPHFLHAIEYGNYVYFFFREIAVEHNNLGKAVYSRVARICKNDMGGSQRVLEKHWTSFLKARLNCSVPGDSFFYFDVLQSITDIIQINGIPTVVGVFTTQLNSIPGSAVCAFSMDDIEKVFKGRFKEQKTPDSVWTAVPEDKVPKPRPGCCAKHGLAEAYKTSIDFPDETLSFIKSHPLMDSAVPPIADEPWFTKTRVRYRLTAIAVDHSAGPYQNYTVIFVGSEAGVVLKVLAKTSPFSLNDSVLLEEIEAYNHAKCSAENEEDKKVISLQLDKDHHALYVAFSSCVVRIPLSRCERYGSCKKSCIASRDPYCGWLSQGSCGRVTPGMLAEGYEQDTEFGNTAHLGDCHGVRWEVQSGESNQMVHMNVLITCVFAAFVLGAFIAGVAVYCYRDMFVRKNRKIHKDAESAQSCTDSSGSFAKLNGLFDSPVKEYQQNIDSPKLYSNLLTSRKELPPNGDTKSMVMDHRGQPPELAALPTPESTPVLHQKTLQAMKSHSEKAHGHGASRKETPQFFPSSPPPHSPLSHGHIPSAIVLPNATHDYNTSFSNSNAHKAEKKLQNIDHPLTKSSSKRDHRRSVDSRNTLNDLLKHLNDPNSNPKAIMGDIQMAHQNLMLDPVGSMSEVPPKVPNREASLYSPPSTLPRNSPTKRVDVPTTPGVPMTSLERQRGYHKNSSQRHSISAMPKNLNSPNGVLLSRQPSMNRGGYMPTPTGAKVDYIQGTPVSVHLQPSLSRQSSYTSNGTLPRTGLKRTPSLKPDVPPKPSFVPQTPSVRPLNKYTY